ACCCCGGTCGACTGCGAGTAGACATTGATGCCCTCGAGGTTGCCCATGTCGTTGCGATCCAGGGCCTTGGCCCTCAGCGTTACGGGGATTAAATTGTCGTCCTCCCGGAACTCCGTCGTTTCGAGTCCCGTCAGGTAGGTCTGCAGCGACACTGCTATGTCCTGGGAGCTTACGTGCGCGCGCGAGGCCCGTGCCTGGTCAATGTCGACGACCAGTTTTTTGGTTTCCGCTCCCCAGTCATCGTCGATGTTGTACGTGCCCGGGATGGACCGGAGCTTGTCCTTCACCATGTCGACTATTTCAAAAATCCTGGTCTTGTCGGACCCCGCGATCCGTATTTCTACCGGCGGCCAGGCCGGCGGTCCGAGCGCGAGCGGACGCAGGACGGCCTTCACGTCGGGGAAAGTCTTTTCGATGTGCGTCCCCATGACCTCCATCAGCCGGTCGACTTCCGGCCGGCTGGTCGCGTTCAAGAGGTAAACTCCGATCTCGGCCCCGCGGTCCGGGGGCGCATAGGTGAGTATGAAGCGGGGTGGTGGCTCGCCGAGATAGGCGGTCCAGCTGGAGATTCCTTCCTGTCGGTCTTCGCCCGCGACCAGTTCCGTCCGGATGTACTCGTCCATGGCATCAGCCACCTCGATGGTCCTTTCGATGGGCGAACCGACGGGCATCTCCAGGTCGAGGGTAAAAGTCGGCCTGTCGTTGGGGGGGAAGAAAATTACAGGCACCAGCGAAAACGCGCGCAGGGAGACGACCAGTAGCAACACGGCGCCAGCGACGATGGCCAGCGGACGGCGCAATGCCGGCAAGAGCAGGCCGCGGTATGTCTTGTAGAGCCTGGAATCGAAGCTCTCGGGTTTGTCGCTGACCTTCACCTTAAGGAAAAGCGTGCACAACATCGGCACCATGGTCAGTGCCAGTATCCACGAACACAGCAAGGTGATCGTCACGACCGAAAAAATTGGCCCGGTGTACTCACCCGTAGAGTTGGGCGTTATGAATATGGGTAAGAAGGCTGCGGCCGTCGTGAGAGACGAGGTAAGCAGCGGGATCGTCAATTCGCCGGCCGCGTCTATCGCAGCCTGGCGGGCGGGTTTGCCCGCGCTCATCTGCGTCATCGTGCTCTCGGACATCACGATGGCGTTGTCGACCAGCATCCCGAGCGCGATGATGAGCGCTGCGAGCGACATCTGGTCCAGGCCGATTCCCAGGAGGCCCATGACGGCGATGGCCGATACCATTGCCATCGGTACCAGCGAGGCGACGATCAGGCCGCTACGCAAGCCAAGGGTGATCAGCATGACCAGGGTAACCACGGCCACCGACTGGAGCAGGTTGACCTGGAACGCCGAAACTTTTTGCGAGACCGCCTCGGGCTGAAATTGTGCGACGGATATTTCCAGCCCTACCGGGTACTGGGGGGCAAGCCGATCGACGAGCCGGGTGATGTCTTCGCCCATCGTGATGACGTTGCCACCGTCGCTCATGGAAACCGCCAGCCCCAGGCTCGGCACCCCGTTCGAACGCATCAAGCGCTGGGGAGGGTCGATGTAGCTTCTGTAAATGTCAGCCAGGTCTTCGAGAGTGACCAGGCCATCGGAGTCGGGCAGCTGCACCACCGCGCGGCGGATGTCGTCGACGGTATCAAAGTTGCCCGTGGGCTCCAGTGTGATGGCCTCGAAGCGGTTGTATATCTCTCCCCCCGACAGGACGATGTTCTGTTTTTTAAGTATGTCCTGGAGCTGGCTCGGCGAAAGGCCGTAGCGAGCGAGCCTGGCGTTGGAGAACTCGACGAAAACCCTCTCGTCCTGTATGCCCACGACGTCGACCTTGGCCACGTCGTTGACGAACAGAAGTTCGTCGCGGACCTCGTCGGCAACATCCTTGAGCCTGGCGTAGTCGAATCCCTCACCGGTCAGGGTGAGGATCACCCCGTACACGTCGCCGTACTCGTCGTTGACGTAGGGGCCGTGCACGTTGCTGGGCAGGTCGCGCGCGGCTTCTTCCATCTTGCGGCGCAGGTTGTCCCAGATGGGTCGGATGTTGTCGAACTCGTCTCGTATGTCGACGTACACGATGGACACACCGTTCTTGGACACGCTGCGGACCTGGTCGAGTTCGGGGATGCGCTGTATCTTTTCCTCTATCTTGTCGGTGACGAGTTGCTCGACGCGGTCGGGGCTGGCCCCGGGAAAATAAGCGGTCACCACGGCCGTCCGGATGGTGAACCCAGGATCCTCGGCGCGGGGCATACTGTTGTAAGTCGAAATCCCGGCGAACACGGTCAGCACAAGCGCAACTGTGGTGATGCGGCTCTTCTCGATAGCGATCTTGGCTATGTTCACGGTTACTAGAGGTCGGTGCGCAGCACTCGGACCTTCATTCCTCCGCGTATCCTGGGCACGCCGGCACTTGCGATGATCTCGCCACCGCTGAGCCCGCTGGTGATTTCTATGCCATGGGCGGTGAGCTCGCCTATCGTTACCTCGACCCTGCTCGTGGTCGCGGTGTCGTCTTCGCCGGATTCAAGCACGTAGACGAAGTGGCCCTTCCTGTCGTGCCCCACCGCGTATGCCGGCACGACCAGTCGCCCGTGAACTCCGGCAGAAAAACGAAAATCAACCTTGGCTGCCATGCCTGCGCGCAGCCGGGTGTCGCTATAGTCGAGCCTGACGGTTACCGGGAAGGTTGCGCCACCCTGCGTGGCGGCGACGCCGACCTCGGTTACCTCGGCCCCGACAATCTCGCCGGGTATGGCGTCAAATCGTACCTCGACACGGTCCTGCCTGCGTATGGGCGAGATCAGGCTCTCCGGCACCACTACTTTCACTTCGGGCAGTTCCCCGTAGACGGCTACCGCCACCGGGTCACCGGACTTAACGTTCTCATTGTCGGAACGGATCACCTGGGTGATCGCCATGCGCTGGGGGGCGAGCAGGGTCGTATACTCGAGTTGCTGCTTGGCCAGGGCCAGGCTCTGCTCGAGCGATTGAACCGTCGCCTTGCGGGATTCGGCCTGCGCTCGCGCCGCGTCCAGATCGGTCAGCGACACGCTCTGCTCCTCGTACAGGTCGCCTATGCGAGTATAGTTGGCGCGCGCGTTTCTTTCCTCGGCCTTCGCCTGTGCCAGCGATGCCTGCGCCTCGCGTGTCTTGAGCTCGAAATCGGTACGGTCCAGCACCGCCACGGTGTCACCTTTTTTGAGTATGTCACCGACGTTGACGTTGACCTTGACCAGCTGTCCGCTGACGCGAAAGCTCAGTTCGAGGGTGGTGTTGGCCTCTACCGTTCCCGAAAAAGTCCGCACGCGGTCCACGCCGGGCTTCGACACGACTATCGCTTCGACAGGCCTCGCCGGCCTCTCGGGGGGTGGCGGTGCCTCGGTGCATGCGGCCGCGAGTAGAACGAGGAGCAGGGAGGGAAGCATCATTGGTCGAATTGGCATCAGCGTGCCTCCTGGCCGGCCAGTTGAACATGGGCTCTGTTTAGTTCGGCGGCGCGTTCGTCTTCTGAAAGGAACAACCAGAATCTCCCGATCTCTCGCTGCAGGGAGAGCAGGTCTACCAGGTAGTCAAAAACGGCGTTCTCCGCTTCGTCGGCCGAGGTCGTCGCGGCGTTCTGAGCGTCGAGAAGTTCAACGACCGAGACGGCGCCCCGGCTGTAGGAGCCGGTGACAAGCTCAAGGTTGCGGGCGGCCGATTCCGACGCGCTTCGTGACAAGTCTATTGCCATCAGGCTTGACCAGGCCTGGAAAGCGGCCGTCCTCACGGCCCCGTCTACCCTCTTGCGGGCCGCCGACTCGCGCAGTCTGAGTTCCGAAAGGGTGTCGTAGGCCTGCCGTTGCGCAAAGACTCGCCGGCCACCCTCGAACAGGGGGATCCCCGCCTCGATGCCGACGGTCCACTGGTCGTCGTCGTCGAGGCGCAGTCCCGATCCGTCGCCTCCCTCATCGACCACGCGGTCAAAGCGCCCGTTGAGCGAAAAAGTGGGCATCCAGAACGATCGCCTGGCCGATGCGAGCACGCGCTGCTGCGCGGTAATCTGCTCCTGTATTTCTCGTAGTTCGGGAGAATGTCCCATTGCCTCGGCTACGAGCATCGTGCGGATCATTCCGAAACCCGCGGGCTTGCTCAGTGCCTGTTGCACCTGCTCGTCGCCGAACAGGTGCATCGCCGCCGGAGGCGCGGCCGGATCGAGCGTGATCCGCGACTCGGTATCGCGATCGAGGATGCGGTTTAGTGCGATTTCGGCCTGTCGCCGGTCACGAAAGGCAAAGATTGCCGACCTTTGATCTCGGGCCAACTGGCTGCGCCAGCGGTATACTTCGCCTGCCGCGGCCGTGCCCACCTTGCGCCGCGTTTCGGCCAGCTTGAGGTTCTCCTTCGTAACGCGTTCGTTCTCTTTCCTGATACGTCGCGTGGCCTCGGCGCGCAGTACCTGCAGGAAGGCGATTCCGGTCCCCTGGATGACGTCAAGCCGAACCTGGTCCCTGGACGCCTCTGTCGACGCCAGCAGGTGCTTGCGTATGGATACGTCGGCCATAAGCTTTTCGTCGAAAATTACCTGGCTGACCTCAGCCCTGGCCCGCTGGTCTTTTTCTGGGGTGCGCCCGTTGGTCTGCGCGGCCCGGTCGGCGTCGATAACGGTGGCAAGAAAGGAGGCCCGGGCCTGCGGGAGCAACTTGGCGATGGACAACATCACGTCAGACCGACCCGCCGCCACAACCCGTTCCTCGGCCTGCAGGTCCAGGTTGACCTGGACGCTGCTGTGCATGGCTTCGGCCAGGGTCATTGCCTTGGTATCCTTGAGCGCTTCCTCGTTAATAATTTTTGCGCTTATAAGAAGGTCATAGGCCGGGACATTGCCGATATCGACGGCGGTCTTCGCGTTTATGGTAACCGCGGCGTCGGCCGACAAGGCCAAGGGGAATTCCGCCGCGTCATCGCCGAGCAGTGTGCGTTGTACATTCAAAGATAGACGCCTGGCGATGCGCATGAACTCCGAATCCGGGGAGTTGCTGGCGAGAAACCCGAGTTCAACTTCTTGCGTGCCCAGGAAGGCGAAAGACGGCAAGCGGCGCGCGACCAGGTCGGTTGCCAGCCCACTCACCTGTTCGGCCGTGAACCGGAGCAGGGGTGTAGCGATAACGGCGTCAACGTCGGCAGGTATTTTGTTTGCGAGGCCGGCGAGGGAATCACCGACCGAGACCAGTTCTACCTGAACGTTGAGCGACCCCGCCAGCGTTTTTATGCGGTCGGCTATTGCCGGGTAGGCTGACAGGTGTCGCCCATCTATCAGCAGTGCGATCTTGTCGGCGGTGGTGACCTCGCGCACGAACTCTGCCAGGCGAGCGAAATCGACGGGGGA
The genomic region above belongs to Candidatus Binatota bacterium and contains:
- a CDS encoding efflux RND transporter periplasmic adaptor subunit, with the protein product MPIRPMMLPSLLLVLLAAACTEAPPPPERPARPVEAIVVSKPGVDRVRTFSGTVEANTTLELSFRVSGQLVKVNVNVGDILKKGDTVAVLDRTDFELKTREAQASLAQAKAEERNARANYTRIGDLYEEQSVSLTDLDAARAQAESRKATVQSLEQSLALAKQQLEYTTLLAPQRMAITQVIRSDNENVKSGDPVAVAVYGELPEVKVVVPESLISPIRRQDRVEVRFDAIPGEIVGAEVTEVGVAATQGGATFPVTVRLDYSDTRLRAGMAAKVDFRFSAGVHGRLVVPAYAVGHDRKGHFVYVLESGEDDTATTSRVEVTIGELTAHGIEITSGLSGGEIIASAGVPRIRGGMKVRVLRTDL
- a CDS encoding TolC family protein, giving the protein MDHQLQLVEVDAMVRKELETLLGEDFTVRYPESARVVTGADPVVAREAADSLLSDPEIDIVIGLGASSAVELGSRGPLAKPAFAALVFDSKLLGLPSDEGTSGVTNFSYVTSPVDFARLAEFVREVTTADKIALLIDGRHLSAYPAIADRIKTLAGSLNVQVELVSVGDSLAGLANKIPADVDAVIATPLLRFTAEQVSGLATDLVARRLPSFAFLGTQEVELGFLASNSPDSEFMRIARRLSLNVQRTLLGDDAAEFPLALSADAAVTINAKTAVDIGNVPAYDLLISAKIINEEALKDTKAMTLAEAMHSSVQVNLDLQAEERVVAAGRSDVMLSIAKLLPQARASFLATVIDADRAAQTNGRTPEKDQRARAEVSQVIFDEKLMADVSIRKHLLASTEASRDQVRLDVIQGTGIAFLQVLRAEATRRIRKENERVTKENLKLAETRRKVGTAAAGEVYRWRSQLARDQRSAIFAFRDRRQAEIALNRILDRDTESRITLDPAAPPAAMHLFGDEQVQQALSKPAGFGMIRTMLVAEAMGHSPELREIQEQITAQQRVLASARRSFWMPTFSLNGRFDRVVDEGGDGSGLRLDDDDQWTVGIEAGIPLFEGGRRVFAQRQAYDTLSELRLRESAARKRVDGAVRTAAFQAWSSLMAIDLSRSASESAARNLELVTGSYSRGAVSVVELLDAQNAATTSADEAENAVFDYLVDLLSLQREIGRFWLFLSEDERAAELNRAHVQLAGQEAR
- a CDS encoding efflux RND transporter permease subunit yields the protein MNIAKIAIEKSRITTVALVLTVFAGISTYNSMPRAEDPGFTIRTAVVTAYFPGASPDRVEQLVTDKIEEKIQRIPELDQVRSVSKNGVSIVYVDIRDEFDNIRPIWDNLRRKMEEAARDLPSNVHGPYVNDEYGDVYGVILTLTGEGFDYARLKDVADEVRDELLFVNDVAKVDVVGIQDERVFVEFSNARLARYGLSPSQLQDILKKQNIVLSGGEIYNRFEAITLEPTGNFDTVDDIRRAVVQLPDSDGLVTLEDLADIYRSYIDPPQRLMRSNGVPSLGLAVSMSDGGNVITMGEDITRLVDRLAPQYPVGLEISVAQFQPEAVSQKVSAFQVNLLQSVAVVTLVMLITLGLRSGLIVASLVPMAMVSAIAVMGLLGIGLDQMSLAALIIALGMLVDNAIVMSESTMTQMSAGKPARQAAIDAAGELTIPLLTSSLTTAAAFLPIFITPNSTGEYTGPIFSVVTITLLCSWILALTMVPMLCTLFLKVKVSDKPESFDSRLYKTYRGLLLPALRRPLAIVAGAVLLLVVSLRAFSLVPVIFFPPNDRPTFTLDLEMPVGSPIERTIEVADAMDEYIRTELVAGEDRQEGISSWTAYLGEPPPRFILTYAPPDRGAEIGVYLLNATSRPEVDRLMEVMGTHIEKTFPDVKAVLRPLALGPPAWPPVEIRIAGSDKTRIFEIVDMVKDKLRSIPGTYNIDDDWGAETKKLVVDIDQARASRAHVSSQDIAVSLQTYLTGLETTEFREDDNLIPVTLRAKALDRNDMGNLEGINVYSQSTGVSVPLKQVADVRVAWQSAQIQRRDRRKTVAVESGVSGGITAHDVNTQLRPWLEEISAQWPVGYSWEFGGEEESSSKANAALVSTLPLAGMFIVLLLVMQFNSIRKPLIILMTIPLGIIGVVVGLLVARSYFGFMTFLGIISLSGIVINNAIVLLDRIQTELDEFGREPQAAVIEAAQRRLRPILLTTTTTVTGLLPLYLGGGPMWEPLAISIMAGLIFATMLTLCIVPVLYALFFNVNFTDYTHD